The Mucilaginibacter sp. PAMB04168 genome contains the following window.
AAAGTCGGATTTAGACATGGACATCATACAATTATCGATCATGGTTTTGAAAAAACCAGATGACTTATACAAATCTACCGCATCTTGCCACTTACCTAAGTCTTTTGCTTTTTTTAAAGCCGAACCAACCCCATAAAAGCCTGGTACATTTTGTTTTAACTGGCTCCACGAGGTTACAAAACTAATAGCCCGCAAATCTTCTAACTTTAACGGCGCGCCAGCATTGCGTTTGGTAGGCCGACTGCTAATATTGATGTTGGACAGCAATTTTAATGGGCTCATGTTCTCCAAGTACTCCGTAAAAATGGGATGCTTGCGCAATGCCAGAAACTTATCAAAGCTCTCATTGGCCATTGTGGAGATTAAGTCTTTATGTGCAGTGTCGAGCAAATCACGATGATTTGGATGCAGCGCTGAAGTGATGCCAGCGTTTACGAGTTGCTCGATATTGTATTTTGCTGTTTCTATAGAGCCGTATTGTGAACTAACGGTTTGGCCTTGTATGGTCAGTTGGATATGATCGTTCGCAATTTCTTTGCCCATAGCCGCATAAAAGCGGTGCGTTTTGCCACCACCTCTTGCCGGCGGGCCTCCCCTCCCATCAAAAAATGCCAGCTCAATATCATACTTTTTGGTTATGGCGGTTAACTCAACCTTGGCTTGGTATATAGACCAGTTAGCCATTAAATAACCACCATCTTTAGTACTATCTGAGAAACCCAGCATTATCATCTGGCGGTTTCCGCGCTTCTTCAAATGCTCTTTGTATATAGGGTGCGCATACAATTTTTCCATTACGCCAGCCGCATTTTTCAGGTCATTTACGGTTTCAAACAATGGCATAAAATCAATGGTCAGGTTGTCTTTAGTCCAACCGCACCACAAAAACAAATTCATTAATTGCAGTATATCCGAAGCTTCCTGGCAATTGCTGATGATGAACCGATGGCTGGCCTTCTCGCCGTTTTGTTGCTGAATTTTATGCATCAGCCTGATAGTGCATAGCGTATCATTGATCATCGCTTCATCAGTATTGCCATCAGTTTCCTCAGTGCAAGGATAATCAGCTTCATTAAAGCTGATGAGTTTTAGTTTTTCATCTTCACTCAGTTCGCTGTAATTTTCTGGCAAGCCGTTATTTAGCCCGGGTTGTTTTAAACCATATTGAAATACCGTGCGTAATACCCGGCTATCCTGCCTAATGTCTAAGCCAGCAAAATAGCAGCCGTAAAGCCTTACCTTCAGTGTCAGATCTTCGATCAGCTCTAAAAATATACCGTCGTGATCTTTAACCATCGTGTCTTTAATACCCTGCAACAAGTCAATCATTTCTTGCTGCAGATCACCAGCATCTGGTTGCGGATTAAAGGCGTTCACGTACAACAAATCACCAAGCCTGCTCATAGGCTCCTCAATGCCTCTAAACGTAATGCGACGCTTTAGGATGCGGTAATCTCTATAATAACACCTGAAGATGATTTGCCTTAGCGTTGCTGCAACCGTACGTGTCGAATTGGTTTTTACGTTCGGGTTGCCGTCGCGATCGCCGCCCGGCCAAAAGCCTAATTCAAACACCTGGTTGGGAAAGCTGTCAATACCAAACTCCTCATTTAATCGGGTTTGTATACCAGCCAAGGCGTAATAAAACACGTTCTCTAAAAACCAAATCAGACTAATGGCCTCGTCTACAGGCGTAGGCGAAGTTTTGTTAAAGAACGGTGTCTTACCCAACTGCTGTAAAAGCAGATTTACGGTATTAATATCGTTCGTTTTAAGCGCCTCAATTAGGTCGGTCATGATTGTTAGTACCGTGCCAGGGTAAAACTGTGTAGGATGCGCGGTTAATACCAGGCGTAATGAGAAATTCTTAAGCTTCTCACTAATCTTTTCGCGCACTTCATCGCTCGATGCCACCTGCTGCAATAATCCTTGCAGGGTACCGCTATCATCGGTCCGGCTTAATTTGCTGAACGAAGAATCCTCTATGGCATCAAATAATACCACTTGTCTTTCGATATACTGTATAAAGCGGAACAAACGATTAATCTTCTCACGTTCATCAACGCCGGGTACATGCTCATCAAAAAAGGACTCAATAACTTCACTTGGTGATTTAAGTTGTGCTACTCCTTTTTCGCAATGCGAGCTAAAGAACGGTAATAAAATGCCGGTATCCTTAACTTGATAAAAAGGTAGCGTTAAAAATAAACTGTTATAAAGTTCGAAGCGGGTTATGACCTCTTGGCTGAAGACTGTTTCCCGTTGTGTAGAATGTGGTGTTACTGACATATTTTATAAACTGTTAAATGAAGGCGAACGCCTTCTTTAAGCGGCGTTAAAATACACATCTTATCTATAAATAATCAAACCAAGCTGATAATAAATAGTTATTGCATTTAGCACAATGTATGTTTTTCTGATATACTTCTTGGTTTATCTATTTTTGTACTGTAATTTGCTGCTGCTAACCTAATGTCTACCCAAACCCGCGAGATAAAAAGCTTCCTTTTCAGCCAGTATTTTTCTGACGGGCTGCGTATTAGCATGGGCTTGCTATTGCCTGCTGTTGTTTTTGCTCAATTAGGTTTACTTCAAACCGGTTTAACTATATCGTTAGGTGCTGTTTGCATGAGCGTTATTGATAACCCCGGACCGGTTATTCACAAGCGTAACGCAATGCTGATAGGCAACGCCCTTGTTTTTTTGGTATTGATAGTTACCGGATATGCACGTTTTAATCTATGGATTTTAGGTACTGAGGTTACCGTCCTCTCTTTTATCTTTTCCATACTCATTGTTTTCGGTAATCGGGCAGCAGCAGTGGGAACCGCAGGTTTGCTAGCCATGGTTTTTGTGATGGATAAAGATATTGCCAGAAGCGAGATTTGGACGCATAGCTTAATGGTGTTAGCCGGAGGTATATGGTACATGCTCATGAGCCTGATGTTCTTTGGCATTAGACCTTATCGTGCGGCCCAGCAGGCTTTAGGTGAAAACATCAGGGATATTGTTGAATTTTTAAGGGTGAAAGCCGATTTTTATTTACCTGAGACTAATATTGACGACAATTACAGAAAGCTTGTTTCCAAACAGATCATGGTAAGTCAGCATCAGGATTCCGTTAGGGAGTTACTGTTTAAGAGCCGGCAAGTGGTTAAAGAATCAACCAATTATAGCCGTATGCTGGTACTTACGTTTGTTGATCTGGTGGATATGTTTGAGCAGATTATGGCTACCCACTATGATTACGGCCGTATACATGAGCAGTTTGGCGAAACAGGTATTCTGGAAGATATTGGTCATTTGCTTCACCGCATGGCCGATGAACTAGATAACATTGGATTTGCTGTGCTTTCTAACACAACTTACCGCTCAGCCAAACGGTTTAGCACCGATTTAGAAGAGCTGAAGGCTAAGATTGATACGCTGGGAGTGTCCGGAAATACAGGAAGTAACCTGGTGTTGAAAAAGATCTTGATTAATCTGCGTGATTTAAATCAAAAGATCGTCGACATCTATAGATATCATAAGGCCCGCACCTCTAAAAAGCCAATTGACAATCCATACCAGGTAGAGTATGATAAATTTGTTGCGCATCAGGACTTTTCGCTGAGGCTGCTATTAGACAACCTTACGTTCAAATCAACCACCTTTAAGTTTGCACTGCGCGTTTCTTTAGTTTGCCTGTTTGGTTTTATCATTACCAAAAGCAGCGCCTTGCTACATTTCATTAATGCTGTTACTGGCCGTACGGTAGTATTTGGGCAGCATAGCTACTGGGTATTACTTACCATTATTGTTATTATAAAACCGGCGTTCAGCCTTTCTAAACAGCGCAACTACCAGCGGCTTATCGGTACCATTTTTGGAGGAGCTATTGGCGTTGGTATTCTTAATTTTGTACATAACGATACAGCTCAATTTGTAATATTGGCCGTTTTGATGGTTGGTGCCTACAGTTTTATACGAATTAATTATGGGGTGGGCATCGTACTGATGACGCCTTACGTATTAATATTGTTCCGGTTTTTAGGTCTAGGGCATTTAAACATTGCCGAGGAAAGGATTATAGACACGATTATAGGGTCAGTAATTGCATTTGGTGCTAATTATCTGTTATTCCCAACTTGGGAGTCTGAACAGTTAAAACAGAGTTTGCACGAAGTACTTACGGCTAATGCCAATTATCTCACTAAGATTGCTGAAAGTATAACCGGTATACCGGTGAGCACTACTGAATATAAGCTTGCACGCAAAGAGGTATATATCAAATCCGCCAATTTATCAGCTGCTTTTGAGCGCATGACTTCTGAGCCCAAAAACAAGCAGCACAAAAGTAAGGATGTGCATAAATTTGTTGTATTAAAT
Protein-coding sequences here:
- a CDS encoding phosphoenolpyruvate carboxylase is translated as MSVTPHSTQRETVFSQEVITRFELYNSLFLTLPFYQVKDTGILLPFFSSHCEKGVAQLKSPSEVIESFFDEHVPGVDEREKINRLFRFIQYIERQVVLFDAIEDSSFSKLSRTDDSGTLQGLLQQVASSDEVREKISEKLKNFSLRLVLTAHPTQFYPGTVLTIMTDLIEALKTNDINTVNLLLQQLGKTPFFNKTSPTPVDEAISLIWFLENVFYYALAGIQTRLNEEFGIDSFPNQVFELGFWPGGDRDGNPNVKTNSTRTVAATLRQIIFRCYYRDYRILKRRITFRGIEEPMSRLGDLLYVNAFNPQPDAGDLQQEMIDLLQGIKDTMVKDHDGIFLELIEDLTLKVRLYGCYFAGLDIRQDSRVLRTVFQYGLKQPGLNNGLPENYSELSEDEKLKLISFNEADYPCTEETDGNTDEAMINDTLCTIRLMHKIQQQNGEKASHRFIISNCQEASDILQLMNLFLWCGWTKDNLTIDFMPLFETVNDLKNAAGVMEKLYAHPIYKEHLKKRGNRQMIMLGFSDSTKDGGYLMANWSIYQAKVELTAITKKYDIELAFFDGRGGPPARGGGKTHRFYAAMGKEIANDHIQLTIQGQTVSSQYGSIETAKYNIEQLVNAGITSALHPNHRDLLDTAHKDLISTMANESFDKFLALRKHPIFTEYLENMSPLKLLSNINISSRPTKRNAGAPLKLEDLRAISFVTSWSQLKQNVPGFYGVGSALKKAKDLGKWQDAVDLYKSSGFFKTMIDNCMMSMSKSDFRITAHLEHDEHYGEFWKLLKNEFDLTKALTLELTGNQELMQEYPVEKRSIAMRERIVLPLVVTQHYALQQLKNTTDEELKSAYSKLVIRTVYGIVNAGRNLA
- a CDS encoding FUSC family membrane protein encodes the protein MSTQTREIKSFLFSQYFSDGLRISMGLLLPAVVFAQLGLLQTGLTISLGAVCMSVIDNPGPVIHKRNAMLIGNALVFLVLIVTGYARFNLWILGTEVTVLSFIFSILIVFGNRAAAVGTAGLLAMVFVMDKDIARSEIWTHSLMVLAGGIWYMLMSLMFFGIRPYRAAQQALGENIRDIVEFLRVKADFYLPETNIDDNYRKLVSKQIMVSQHQDSVRELLFKSRQVVKESTNYSRMLVLTFVDLVDMFEQIMATHYDYGRIHEQFGETGILEDIGHLLHRMADELDNIGFAVLSNTTYRSAKRFSTDLEELKAKIDTLGVSGNTGSNLVLKKILINLRDLNQKIVDIYRYHKARTSKKPIDNPYQVEYDKFVAHQDFSLRLLLDNLTFKSTTFKFALRVSLVCLFGFIITKSSALLHFINAVTGRTVVFGQHSYWVLLTIIVIIKPAFSLSKQRNYQRLIGTIFGGAIGVGILNFVHNDTAQFVILAVLMVGAYSFIRINYGVGIVLMTPYVLILFRFLGLGHLNIAEERIIDTIIGSVIAFGANYLLFPTWESEQLKQSLHEVLTANANYLTKIAESITGIPVSTTEYKLARKEVYIKSANLSAAFERMTSEPKNKQHKSKDVHKFVVLNHILSSYIATIASGVTGRELHKTSGENLKMVKRSINILNDSAKKLGGVGVDFVGDKKLDGSEQRELTADEILLKDQLGFIHKISADIAKTADAFIS